The genomic segment TAGATGAAAGAACCTATGAGGGTATCCTTGCATCCGTCCACGATAATGGCCTTTCCTCCCGGTTTCAAGACGCGGTATATTTCACGGACGACTTTCTCCTGGTGCGGGTAGTGGTGGAAAGAATTTGAGCAGGTGACATAGTCAAGGCAACCGTCCGAATAAGGGAGGTGTTCGGAATCGGCCATTGTGATCTTCACCACTCCCATCGTATCCATGAGCGCGCGGCAGCGGTCCCACTTCACCTTCGCATTCCGGGCCATCTTGTGCGATAGGTCCATGCAGAAAATCCGTGAGGAGGGTGACTGTGTCGCGATCGCGAATCCGAAGACGCACGTCCCGCAGCCTATGTCAAGGATGTGGCAGGGGACGTCAAGATTCAATTCGCCGAGGATGAGATCGTGCGCCGGCCTAAAGAGCAGTCGCTGGAGGATACTGCTGTCATATCCTTCAGCCCA from the Candidatus Auribacterota bacterium genome contains:
- a CDS encoding class I SAM-dependent methyltransferase gives rise to the protein MMTNSWFHRPLRMKKAAREQFDRWAEGYDSSILQRLLFRPAHDLILGELNLDVPCHILDIGCGTCVFGFAIATQSPSSRIFCMDLSHKMARNAKVKWDRCRALMDTMGVVKITMADSEHLPYSDGCLDYVTCSNSFHHYPHQEKVVREIYRVLKPGGKAIIVDGCKDTLIGSFIYDCIVRLVEGHIRHLSSGEFRALLADCGFGQVRQKTSFRGLPILLTAATK